The following proteins are co-located in the Flammeovirga kamogawensis genome:
- the rlmN gene encoding 23S rRNA (adenine(2503)-C(2))-methyltransferase RlmN yields the protein MIKSKKKDIRKMTPDQIKDFLTDNGEKGFRAKQIQDWLWKSSAKSFDEMTNLSKKTRELLQENFEILPVTTFKAQKSNDGTIKSAFQLHDKHLVEGVLIPAEPRMTACISSQVGCSLTCSFCATGYMDRKRNLDAAEIYDQVVAINEQAMEAFDTGLTNIVYMGMGEPLLNYKNMMESVEKITSPNGLGMSAKRITVSTAGIAKMIRKLGDDEVKFNLALSLHAANDEKRNQIMPINEQNTLEVLREALKYYFSKTKNPVTYEYIVFNNFNDSLKDAEELYQFTRHLPSKVNIIEYNPISEADFLNAKVDKIQKFADYLSKKGVNVHVRRSRGKDIDAACGQLANKNK from the coding sequence ATGATAAAATCAAAGAAAAAAGATATAAGAAAAATGACTCCAGATCAAATTAAGGACTTCCTTACTGATAATGGAGAGAAAGGGTTTAGAGCAAAGCAAATTCAAGATTGGCTGTGGAAAAGCTCTGCAAAGTCTTTTGATGAAATGACTAACCTTTCAAAAAAGACAAGAGAATTATTGCAAGAAAATTTTGAAATACTCCCTGTAACTACTTTTAAAGCACAGAAGAGTAATGATGGTACTATAAAATCTGCTTTCCAATTACATGATAAACACCTTGTTGAAGGTGTTCTAATTCCAGCTGAACCTAGAATGACTGCTTGTATATCTTCTCAAGTAGGATGTTCTTTAACATGCTCATTTTGTGCAACTGGATACATGGATAGAAAGCGTAATTTAGATGCAGCTGAAATTTATGATCAAGTCGTAGCTATTAATGAACAAGCGATGGAAGCTTTTGATACAGGGCTTACAAATATTGTATATATGGGTATGGGGGAACCTCTACTCAATTATAAGAATATGATGGAATCTGTTGAGAAAATAACTTCTCCAAATGGTTTAGGAATGTCAGCTAAACGTATAACTGTTTCTACTGCTGGGATTGCTAAGATGATTAGAAAATTAGGTGATGATGAAGTGAAATTTAACCTTGCCTTATCTCTACATGCTGCTAATGATGAAAAGCGTAATCAAATTATGCCTATCAATGAGCAAAATACTTTGGAAGTATTGCGAGAAGCACTTAAATACTATTTTAGTAAAACAAAAAATCCTGTTACTTACGAATACATCGTATTTAATAACTTTAATGACTCACTAAAAGATGCTGAGGAGTTATACCAATTCACTAGACATTTACCTTCTAAAGTAAATATCATAGAATATAACCCTATTTCTGAAGCAGATTTTCTTAACGCCAAAGTTGATAAAATTCAGAAATTCGCTGATTACCTATCGAAAAAAGGTGTTAACGTACATGTAAGAAGAAGTAGAGGAAAAGATATTGATGCTGCATGTGGTCAGCTTGCTAATAAAAACAAATAA
- a CDS encoding DMT family transporter: protein MYWVYLLLAITSEIIATTALKNTDGFTKLTPSIITVVGYIISFFLLSLALKSIPMGIAYAIWSGIGIVAISIIGYLFHQQDLPFPVLIGIGFIIIGVIIINIFSNPS from the coding sequence ATGTATTGGGTTTATTTACTATTAGCTATTACATCAGAAATCATTGCTACTACAGCGTTAAAAAATACTGATGGTTTTACCAAATTAACCCCTTCTATTATTACTGTTGTAGGTTACATAATTTCTTTTTTCCTTTTATCATTAGCTTTAAAAAGTATTCCTATGGGAATAGCATATGCAATATGGTCAGGAATAGGAATAGTTGCTATTTCAATAATAGGTTACTTATTTCATCAACAAGACTTACCATTTCCAGTATTAATTGGAATTGGTTTTATTATTATTGGAGTTATTATTATTAATATTTTCTCTAATCCTTCTTAA
- a CDS encoding PAS domain S-box protein — protein MLNKTFLTQIEKDKNIPFLVVQKKNFLLIESNKGSEILPNFSSLEEVYFFDICPLEWKGIFIGSFKELKPEEKIFQKLYNQEGEKIEIELDLIVHEFIIIKKIVDDNSSALSIREKQYRELLSLKDIQLKANQFDQLLVDLLLKHSDDAIFLVDHDYEFIHYNQAAKLLRRKLMHTPKKEGVKFNELVNRYERLKIGVSKALNGEQFFSEISYESTVGKPIFLRTHYQPIKNTEGVVLACLVISKDVTARSTIEELFSTVLNQSTIGFTIIDNDGRLVRVNDHLLDLLQLKNTEVIGTDFSDYIHPTLRKHFKSEFKEIISSHDVESPETLFLDLVKRDGESILFEVDTRKVKLSDTRYGVMATLKNATQKEQNSQMLEEMQRLIKACGWVYDRYSKSMKVTNEVSQVIGISQEFVFRNPGALLSMCDESSLKRVKTILNQAYRTQSDFDLELLIYPKYKGEQWVRLTGRPIIRHDRVVGLYGGLQDITQQKKAIRLLERNETFIDEIQRVTQVGNWVYEVKEKKYHWSDQLFIFLGADAKKQDVPSFQTQLKYIDKHYRFIFKEALKDLYLFHKPIDLDIKCHENLIKNHDREYLNIQGRPIYDSEGKLLRFVGAITDITERKRSEELNQSKKIWLKSMINAAKDSFIAEYSGRVANYNKGLQRLLGYNNYFDLRGKVFLDFFDEKDHSRILKYRQQCRIGDISAPPKIEVKIKTRNKGFIDVELSANLAKIKGKLFTIFNAHDISKRKEFEQGLIDKNKELEITNKELDRFLYSTTHDLKGPITSIKGLVNLAHKEAPEVVKEIYLPMMNKNVDRILELIKDFGEFLRNNRNKIKATEINFKSELEEIINSHKYIFPDDFAISTEVNLVDNFIIDKNRLRSILTNLLTNGVKYVDFRKDEHALSILVERAKEGVSIKFTDNGEGIEKSDHQNVFDMFYRASELSEGTGLGLFIVKEAVQVLGGTINLSSEIGVGTEIEVYLPEISHEN, from the coding sequence ATGTTAAATAAGACTTTCCTAACTCAAATAGAGAAAGACAAAAATATTCCTTTTTTAGTAGTTCAGAAAAAGAATTTCTTATTAATTGAAAGTAATAAGGGTAGTGAGATTTTGCCTAATTTTTCCTCGTTAGAAGAAGTATACTTCTTTGATATTTGTCCATTAGAATGGAAAGGTATCTTCATTGGTTCGTTCAAAGAGTTGAAACCAGAGGAAAAAATATTCCAAAAGTTATATAATCAAGAAGGAGAAAAAATTGAAATTGAATTAGATCTGATTGTTCATGAGTTTATTATAATTAAAAAGATCGTTGATGATAATTCCTCTGCTTTATCCATAAGGGAAAAACAATATAGAGAGCTATTATCATTAAAAGACATTCAATTAAAAGCTAATCAATTTGACCAATTATTAGTAGATCTCCTTTTAAAACATTCTGATGATGCTATTTTTTTAGTAGATCACGATTATGAATTTATTCATTATAATCAAGCAGCTAAACTATTAAGAAGAAAATTAATGCACACTCCAAAAAAAGAGGGTGTAAAGTTTAATGAATTGGTTAATAGATATGAAAGATTAAAAATAGGAGTATCAAAAGCTTTAAATGGTGAGCAATTCTTTTCAGAAATATCTTATGAATCAACTGTAGGTAAACCAATATTTTTAAGAACTCATTACCAACCAATAAAAAATACAGAAGGAGTTGTTTTAGCATGTTTAGTGATAAGTAAAGATGTTACTGCTAGATCTACAATAGAAGAATTATTCTCAACTGTTTTAAATCAAAGTACAATTGGTTTTACAATTATAGATAATGATGGTCGTTTGGTTCGAGTAAATGATCATTTATTAGATCTATTACAGTTAAAAAATACAGAGGTCATTGGAACTGATTTTTCAGATTATATTCACCCTACTTTAAGAAAGCATTTTAAAAGTGAATTTAAAGAAATTATCTCTTCACATGATGTAGAATCTCCTGAAACACTATTTCTTGATTTAGTTAAAAGAGATGGAGAGTCAATTCTCTTTGAGGTAGACACTCGTAAAGTTAAATTATCTGATACGCGATATGGTGTGATGGCAACATTAAAAAATGCCACACAAAAAGAACAAAATAGCCAGATGTTAGAGGAAATGCAACGCTTAATAAAAGCTTGCGGATGGGTTTATGATCGCTACTCTAAATCTATGAAAGTAACTAACGAGGTCTCTCAAGTAATTGGTATATCACAAGAGTTTGTTTTTAGAAATCCTGGAGCATTACTCTCTATGTGTGATGAATCCTCTTTAAAACGCGTTAAAACAATATTAAATCAAGCATACAGAACACAATCAGATTTTGATTTAGAACTTTTAATTTACCCTAAATATAAAGGAGAGCAATGGGTACGTTTAACCGGACGACCTATTATTAGACATGATAGAGTAGTAGGATTGTATGGAGGATTACAAGATATTACTCAACAGAAAAAAGCAATTCGTTTATTAGAGAGGAATGAAACCTTTATAGATGAGATCCAACGTGTAACCCAAGTAGGTAATTGGGTATATGAAGTGAAAGAAAAGAAATATCATTGGTCTGATCAGTTGTTTATATTTTTAGGAGCAGACGCAAAAAAACAAGATGTACCTTCTTTTCAGACACAATTAAAATACATAGACAAACATTACCGTTTTATTTTTAAAGAGGCATTAAAAGACTTGTACTTATTTCATAAGCCTATTGATTTAGATATTAAATGCCATGAAAACCTAATTAAAAACCATGATAGAGAATATTTAAATATTCAAGGAAGGCCAATTTATGATTCAGAAGGGAAGTTATTACGTTTCGTTGGAGCAATCACTGATATTACAGAAAGAAAAAGATCAGAAGAGCTAAATCAAAGTAAAAAGATTTGGTTAAAATCGATGATTAATGCTGCAAAAGATAGTTTTATTGCAGAATACTCTGGTAGAGTAGCCAATTATAATAAAGGACTTCAGCGCTTATTAGGGTATAATAATTATTTTGATCTTAGAGGTAAAGTTTTTCTTGACTTTTTTGATGAAAAGGATCATTCTAGGATTTTAAAATACCGTCAACAATGTAGAATTGGTGATATATCAGCACCTCCTAAAATTGAAGTGAAGATTAAAACTAGAAATAAAGGATTTATAGATGTTGAATTAAGTGCAAACCTTGCTAAAATTAAAGGGAAGCTATTTACAATATTTAATGCTCACGATATATCTAAACGTAAAGAGTTCGAACAAGGGCTAATTGATAAAAATAAAGAACTTGAAATTACAAATAAGGAATTAGATAGATTCTTATATAGTACTACTCATGATTTAAAAGGACCTATAACCTCAATAAAAGGGTTAGTCAATTTGGCACATAAAGAAGCTCCAGAAGTAGTTAAGGAGATTTACCTTCCAATGATGAATAAGAATGTGGATAGGATCTTGGAATTAATAAAAGATTTTGGAGAGTTTTTAAGGAACAACCGAAATAAAATAAAAGCAACTGAAATTAATTTTAAAAGTGAATTAGAAGAAATTATTAATTCACATAAATATATTTTTCCTGACGACTTTGCTATATCTACTGAGGTTAATTTAGTAGACAATTTTATTATAGATAAAAATAGACTTAGAAGTATTCTTACTAACCTTTTAACTAATGGGGTAAAGTATGTTGATTTTAGAAAAGATGAACACGCATTAAGTATTTTGGTTGAAAGAGCAAAAGAAGGTGTATCTATAAAATTTACAGATAATGGTGAGGGTATAGAAAAATCCGATCACCAAAATGTTTTTGATATGTTTTATAGAGCAAGCGAGTTAAGTGAAGGGACAGGCTTAGGTTTATTTATAGTAAAAGAAGCAGTGCAAGTACTTGGAGGTACAATAAATTTATCTTCTGAGATAGGGGTAGGAACAGAAATAGAAGTATATCTTCCAGAAATATCGCACGAAAATTAA
- a CDS encoding aldo/keto reductase yields MSIELSKIVTGVWNWGNLSTQEINSLIHQSIDAGITSFDHADIYGGYTIEGKFGEALKLSPEIKSKMQVITKCGIKLTTANRPEHSIKSYDSSKKHIITSAENSLKELNIDVIDYLLIHRPDPLLNPLEVADAFQTLKDQGKVKAFGVSNFLPHQVNALNKFTPLSINQIEISPLQTNALFDGSLDNCIEHGIKPMAWSPLGNGKIFSGESDHNIYLRKVIQEVGVKYDLAIDQTIFAWHLTHPAGITPVLGTTKGSRIETAAEVLSTKLEREDWFRILEASLGHEVP; encoded by the coding sequence ATGTCAATAGAACTGTCTAAAATTGTCACTGGAGTATGGAATTGGGGAAACCTATCTACTCAAGAAATAAACTCGCTTATCCACCAAAGTATAGATGCTGGTATTACGAGTTTTGACCACGCCGATATTTATGGAGGATATACAATTGAGGGGAAATTTGGTGAAGCCCTTAAATTATCTCCTGAAATTAAGTCTAAAATGCAGGTTATTACTAAATGTGGTATCAAACTTACTACAGCTAATAGACCTGAACATAGTATTAAGTCCTATGATTCTTCTAAAAAACATATCATTACATCTGCAGAAAATTCTTTAAAAGAATTAAATATCGATGTTATTGATTATCTTCTGATTCATCGTCCTGATCCTTTGTTAAATCCTCTTGAAGTTGCAGATGCTTTTCAAACACTTAAAGATCAAGGAAAGGTTAAAGCTTTTGGAGTAAGTAATTTCTTACCACATCAAGTAAATGCCCTTAATAAGTTTACTCCTTTAAGTATTAATCAAATTGAGATTTCACCGTTGCAGACAAATGCATTGTTTGATGGCTCTTTAGATAATTGTATTGAGCATGGTATAAAACCTATGGCTTGGTCTCCTTTAGGAAATGGAAAAATATTTTCTGGAGAATCAGATCACAATATATATCTCCGTAAAGTTATTCAAGAAGTGGGGGTTAAATATGACTTAGCCATTGATCAAACAATATTTGCATGGCACTTAACACACCCTGCCGGTATTACACCAGTGTTAGGAACAACAAAAGGAAGTCGTATTGAAACTGCTGCAGAAGTATTATCTACAAAATTAGAAAGAGAGGATTGGTTTAGAATTCTTGAAGCTTCACTTGGACACGAAGTACCTTAA
- a CDS encoding ion channel, with protein sequence MSDKTSKIQDPGVGVQYDHETKRIINSNGSFNVRRKGTANFVRDAYHWLISIRWFPFVIVVGSVILSTNIIYAFLYMACGLEDISGVIVSDSMGDNFTQALFFSVQTFTTVGYGAMAPESNVIGIIASIEAFNGLLLSAFSTGILYGRFSRPLSKIIFSKNAIITLFKDTNKKSLQFRIINKRANTLLNLRASVFISIQEPITTSEGKEIHKRNFFDLSLERSKIMFMPLSWTLVHMIDEQSPLYGITQEEMIKRHAEVLITLKVYDETFGQDTYTYHSYYATDFLEGKRFIRNFQVDDEGDIILNVNDVHNIEDQPNYQK encoded by the coding sequence ATGTCTGATAAAACATCAAAAATACAAGATCCTGGAGTTGGTGTTCAATATGATCATGAAACCAAAAGGATAATCAATTCCAATGGTTCATTTAACGTTAGAAGAAAAGGCACTGCCAATTTTGTAAGAGACGCCTATCATTGGTTAATTTCAATCCGGTGGTTTCCGTTTGTTATTGTTGTGGGAAGTGTAATTCTTTCTACCAATATTATTTATGCATTCCTGTACATGGCATGTGGCTTAGAAGATATATCTGGTGTAATTGTAAGCGATAGTATGGGTGACAATTTCACTCAAGCATTGTTTTTTAGTGTCCAGACTTTTACCACTGTTGGGTATGGAGCTATGGCACCAGAAAGTAATGTTATTGGAATAATTGCAAGTATTGAAGCTTTTAATGGCTTGTTGTTATCTGCTTTTAGTACCGGTATTCTTTATGGTCGTTTTTCTAGACCATTATCTAAAATTATTTTTTCTAAAAATGCTATCATTACACTCTTTAAGGATACCAACAAGAAGAGTTTACAGTTTAGAATAATAAATAAAAGAGCGAATACGCTACTAAACCTTAGAGCATCTGTTTTTATTTCTATCCAAGAGCCAATTACTACCTCTGAAGGAAAAGAAATACATAAACGTAACTTTTTTGATTTATCATTAGAAAGATCTAAAATTATGTTTATGCCTTTATCTTGGACTTTAGTACATATGATAGATGAGCAAAGTCCACTCTATGGGATCACACAAGAAGAAATGATAAAAAGACATGCCGAAGTTTTAATCACTTTAAAAGTATATGATGAAACTTTTGGGCAAGATACTTATACTTATCATTCTTATTATGCAACAGATTTCTTAGAAGGAAAACGTTTTATTAGAAACTTTCAAGTTGATGATGAAGGTGATATTATTCTTAATGTAAATGATGTTCATAATATAGAAGATCAACCAAATTATCAGAAATAA
- the uvrC gene encoding excinuclease ABC subunit UvrC, with amino-acid sequence MDHKDKLMEVVKNLPMQPGVYKYLNEDGKIIYIGKAKKLKNRVSSYFLKQTAMNRKTKKLVSEIRKIEYVVVDTEFDALLLENNLIKKNQPKYNILLKDDKTYPYICVTKERFPRVFSTRNTQDKRHRYFGPYPSGRTMTALLDLFKQLYKIRNCTYNLSRENVAAGKYAVCLEYHINNCLGPCEGKQQEGSYNEDIDQVLQILKGNLGVAREYFTLKMEEAVTNLAFEEANKWKQKLELITNYQSKSLVVSPTVREIEVYAIVSDDKFAYVNFIKIMNGGIVNSESTQITKKMDESDADILLHAIMEFRQRYHTASRRVFVNIDVSDFLEEDDRMEVTVPKIGDGKKLIQLSFKNAMYYKRERETSRGEISDRKSSYQTLLQLKSELQLKDVPVHIECFDNSNIQGTHPVSACVVFKDGKPAKKDYRHFHVKTVVGPDDFASMEEAVYRRYKRLLAENQKLPQLVIIDGGKGQLSAACEALKSLGLYGKLPIIGIAKKLEEIFFPEDPIPLHLSKKSRSLQLVQRLRDEAHRFGITFHRNLRSNASIHTKLEDIPGVGPNTIQKLLRQYKTISNIKAASVEEIADLIGNSKAQKVKDGLA; translated from the coding sequence ATGGATCATAAAGATAAATTGATGGAGGTGGTGAAAAACCTGCCAATGCAACCCGGAGTTTATAAATACCTTAATGAGGATGGAAAGATCATTTACATCGGCAAAGCCAAAAAGCTAAAAAATAGAGTTTCATCATATTTTCTGAAGCAAACGGCAATGAACCGTAAAACAAAAAAGCTCGTTTCGGAAATCAGAAAAATAGAATATGTAGTTGTTGATACTGAATTTGATGCCTTATTATTGGAAAATAATCTCATCAAAAAAAATCAGCCTAAATACAATATTCTTTTAAAAGATGATAAAACATATCCATATATCTGTGTAACTAAAGAACGTTTCCCTCGTGTTTTTTCAACAAGAAATACTCAAGATAAGAGACATCGTTATTTTGGTCCTTATCCTAGTGGAAGAACAATGACTGCTTTATTAGATCTTTTTAAGCAGTTATATAAAATTCGTAATTGTACTTATAATTTATCTAGAGAGAATGTTGCAGCGGGTAAATATGCTGTTTGTTTAGAATATCATATCAATAATTGCTTAGGGCCTTGCGAAGGAAAACAACAAGAAGGAAGTTATAACGAAGATATAGATCAGGTACTGCAAATTTTAAAAGGTAATTTAGGTGTAGCTAGAGAGTATTTTACATTAAAGATGGAAGAAGCTGTCACTAATTTAGCTTTTGAAGAAGCAAATAAATGGAAACAGAAACTTGAACTTATTACTAATTATCAATCAAAATCATTAGTAGTATCTCCTACAGTCAGAGAAATAGAAGTCTATGCAATAGTCTCAGATGATAAGTTTGCGTATGTAAACTTTATCAAGATTATGAATGGCGGAATTGTAAATTCTGAATCAACACAGATTACAAAAAAAATGGATGAGTCTGATGCTGATATTCTATTACATGCTATTATGGAATTCAGACAGCGTTACCATACAGCATCAAGAAGAGTGTTTGTAAATATAGATGTATCTGACTTTCTAGAAGAAGATGATAGAATGGAAGTTACCGTTCCTAAAATTGGTGATGGGAAAAAGTTAATACAGCTTTCATTTAAAAATGCAATGTATTACAAGAGAGAGAGGGAGACGTCTAGAGGAGAGATTAGTGATAGAAAAAGTAGCTATCAAACTTTATTACAATTAAAGTCAGAACTTCAATTAAAAGATGTTCCAGTACATATAGAATGTTTTGATAACTCTAATATCCAAGGAACACACCCTGTATCTGCTTGCGTGGTTTTTAAAGATGGAAAACCTGCTAAAAAAGACTATAGACATTTTCATGTTAAAACTGTAGTAGGTCCAGATGATTTTGCGTCTATGGAAGAAGCAGTTTATAGAAGGTATAAAAGATTGTTGGCTGAAAATCAAAAATTACCCCAATTAGTAATTATTGATGGAGGAAAAGGACAGCTTAGTGCTGCTTGTGAAGCATTAAAAAGTTTAGGTTTATATGGGAAATTACCAATAATTGGTATTGCTAAGAAATTAGAAGAAATTTTCTTCCCAGAAGATCCAATTCCTTTACATTTAAGTAAAAAGTCGAGGTCATTACAATTAGTGCAACGTTTAAGAGATGAAGCACATAGGTTTGGTATAACATTCCATAGAAATTTAAGAAGTAATGCTAGTATACATACAAAGCTAGAAGATATTCCAGGAGTGGGTCCAAATACAATTCAAAAATTATTGAGGCAATATAAAACCATCTCTAACATTAAAGCAGCTTCTGTAGAAGAGATAGCAGATCTCATAGGTAACAGTAAAGCTCAAAAAGTTAAAGATGGCCTAGCTTAA
- a CDS encoding transglycosylase domain-containing protein, with protein MFIPFIKRLAIFVLSIHLFFAVYIAFGALYVKWANPTMSMYMCARSHFDLKHVQTPKFIPKDVVPTDLQTAIIGIDDPSFNIHNGITEKTALNNASISQKVARTMFLMPHNNNMGKYLESFAAMEMEMILDKSRIFELYLNYAEWGENIYGIGEAADYYYKKDIDKLSRRQKIKLASILAKPLKVDPSTYDQDKMVEARFNLLNKYMK; from the coding sequence ATGTTTATCCCTTTTATTAAACGATTAGCCATTTTTGTACTTAGTATTCATTTGTTTTTTGCTGTGTATATAGCATTTGGTGCACTATATGTAAAATGGGCAAATCCTACAATGTCTATGTATATGTGTGCAAGATCTCACTTTGATTTAAAACACGTACAAACACCAAAATTTATTCCTAAAGATGTTGTTCCAACTGATTTGCAGACTGCAATAATTGGTATCGACGACCCTTCTTTTAATATACACAATGGTATTACAGAAAAGACAGCACTTAATAATGCATCTATTTCTCAAAAAGTAGCAAGAACAATGTTTTTAATGCCCCATAATAATAATATGGGTAAGTATTTAGAAAGTTTTGCTGCAATGGAAATGGAAATGATTTTAGATAAATCAAGAATTTTTGAATTGTATCTAAATTATGCAGAGTGGGGGGAGAATATTTATGGTATTGGAGAGGCTGCAGATTATTATTATAAAAAAGACATTGATAAACTATCAAGACGTCAGAAAATAAAATTGGCATCTATCTTAGCAAAACCATTAAAAGTAGATCCATCTACTTATGATCAGGATAAAATGGTAGAGGCTCGTTTCAATTTATTAAATAAATACATGAAATAG
- a CDS encoding DUF2911 domain-containing protein → MKKHILLLVLFLCIGKLFAQELKHKPRKSDTGLATYKMDNGTYVKITYGRPKMKSDFDKKFGVSVPWRKLWRFGDDDATEITITEDVTLAGEPLEAGTYSLYAIPDTAEWTLVVNKAQGAWGTFKYNQKEDVFRVKLPALNSFRIFQQFSIFLQEDPDGCNLVAIWERISIVAPIRKNEEND, encoded by the coding sequence ATGAAAAAACATATACTGCTCTTAGTGTTATTTCTTTGTATCGGGAAACTATTTGCACAAGAATTAAAACATAAGCCTAGAAAAAGTGATACTGGCTTAGCTACCTATAAAATGGATAATGGTACGTATGTAAAAATTACATACGGTAGACCTAAGATGAAATCTGATTTTGATAAAAAATTTGGAGTTTCTGTTCCTTGGAGAAAATTATGGCGATTTGGTGATGATGATGCCACAGAAATAACAATTACAGAAGATGTTACTTTGGCAGGGGAACCATTAGAGGCTGGTACATATTCTTTATATGCAATTCCGGATACAGCAGAATGGACACTAGTAGTAAATAAGGCACAAGGTGCATGGGGGACTTTTAAATATAATCAAAAAGAAGATGTATTTAGAGTGAAATTACCAGCATTAAATTCTTTCAGAATATTTCAGCAGTTTTCAATTTTCTTACAAGAAGATCCTGATGGATGTAATTTAGTAGCGATATGGGAACGTATTTCTATTGTAGCTCCAATAAGAAAAAATGAAGAAAACGATTAA
- the hisB gene encoding bifunctional histidinol-phosphatase/imidazoleglycerol-phosphate dehydratase HisB, translating into MKKALFIDRDGTIIVEPPVDFQVDSLEKLAFVPQAISQLQKIATELDYELVMVTNQDGLGTDSYPEETFWPAHNKMLETLKGEGIEFDDMLIDKTFEHENAPTRKPRTGLMAKYMSGDYDLENSFVIGDRLTDIELAKNLGAKGIFIGDNQNSEAVLETKSWVEIYNYLKNYSPNGRMARVERVTNETKILIGVNLDGTGKSDLSTGIGFFDHMLHQVARHGKIDLTVKVEGDLYIDEHHTIEDTGLAIGEAFKKALGDKRGIARYGFFIAPMDEVLAQVALDFSGRPWFVCDAPLSRESVGDFPVEMFSHFFKSFSDASGCNLNIKSTGDNDHHIIEGTFKSFAKAVRMAIQVEEGNNEIPSTKGVL; encoded by the coding sequence ATGAAAAAGGCATTATTTATAGACCGTGATGGAACTATAATTGTTGAACCTCCTGTAGATTTCCAGGTAGATTCATTAGAAAAATTAGCATTTGTCCCACAAGCAATTTCTCAGTTACAGAAAATAGCTACAGAACTGGATTATGAATTAGTAATGGTTACTAATCAAGATGGTTTAGGTACAGATAGCTACCCTGAAGAAACTTTTTGGCCTGCTCACAATAAAATGCTTGAAACCTTAAAAGGTGAAGGTATTGAGTTTGACGATATGTTGATCGATAAAACTTTCGAACACGAAAATGCTCCAACTCGTAAACCAAGAACAGGTCTAATGGCTAAATATATGTCAGGTGATTATGATTTAGAGAACTCTTTTGTAATCGGTGATCGTTTAACAGATATTGAGTTAGCTAAAAATTTAGGAGCTAAAGGAATTTTTATTGGAGATAATCAAAACTCAGAAGCAGTATTAGAAACTAAATCTTGGGTTGAAATATATAACTATTTAAAAAACTATTCTCCAAATGGAAGAATGGCACGTGTTGAACGTGTAACCAACGAAACTAAAATCCTTATTGGTGTTAATTTAGATGGAACTGGTAAGTCTGACCTTTCTACAGGGATTGGCTTTTTTGATCACATGCTCCATCAAGTTGCTCGTCATGGAAAAATTGATCTAACTGTAAAAGTAGAAGGGGATTTGTATATAGATGAGCACCATACTATTGAAGATACTGGTTTAGCTATTGGAGAAGCATTTAAAAAAGCTTTAGGTGATAAAAGAGGTATAGCCCGTTATGGTTTCTTTATAGCTCCAATGGATGAAGTTTTAGCGCAAGTAGCTCTAGATTTCTCAGGAAGACCTTGGTTTGTATGTGATGCACCATTATCGAGAGAGAGTGTTGGTGATTTCCCCGTAGAAATGTTTTCTCATTTCTTTAAATCATTTTCTGATGCTTCTGGTTGTAATTTAAATATTAAATCAACAGGTGATAATGACCATCATATTATTGAGGGAACATTTAAATCATTTGCTAAAGCAGTAAGAATGGCAATTCAAGTAGAAGAAGGTAATAATGAGATACCTAGTACAAAAGGTGTTCTGTAG